A window of Chengkuizengella sediminis contains these coding sequences:
- a CDS encoding SpoVR family protein, which produces MNVEEMKQLENAIEEIVEIAKEFQLDFYPMRYEICPADIIYTFGAYGMPTRFSHWSFGKTFHKMKMQYDLGLSKIYELVINSDPCYAFLLDGNSLIQNKLIVAHVLAHCDFFKNNAHFSNTNRDMINSMSSTAERIHQYEYEHGTKNVEKFIDAVLAIQEHVDPSLYRKYNLDQSKKENQKEKNIEGKTGFEDLWDLEKNQKEKTEKKNESEKTALKFPSKSEKDIMWFIEEHSPILEDWQRDVLSMLREEMLYFWPQIQTKIMNEGWASYWHVRILREMDLTSEETVEFAKLNSSVVQPSQQTLNPYYLGLKIFEDIEKRFDRDKIFEVREIDSDTSFIRNYLTKELVEDLDLYIFEKQGREWKITDKTWENIRDQLVSSRTNGGFPYLVVENGNFKNNGELYLKHEYEGLELDLKYTERTLPYLEQLWGKNVHLETKIEKKSVVFSYKDGKMQRRFL; this is translated from the coding sequence TTGAATGTTGAAGAAATGAAACAACTTGAAAATGCAATTGAGGAAATAGTTGAAATAGCCAAAGAGTTTCAGCTTGATTTTTACCCAATGCGATATGAAATTTGCCCTGCTGACATTATTTACACCTTCGGGGCTTATGGGATGCCAACTCGATTCTCGCATTGGAGTTTTGGAAAAACCTTCCATAAAATGAAGATGCAATATGATTTAGGGTTAAGTAAAATCTATGAGCTTGTCATTAATTCTGACCCTTGTTACGCTTTTTTGTTAGATGGCAATTCTTTAATTCAAAATAAATTAATAGTTGCACATGTCCTTGCACATTGTGACTTTTTCAAAAATAACGCACACTTTTCAAATACCAATCGAGATATGATCAATAGCATGTCTTCTACAGCAGAAAGAATACATCAATATGAATACGAACATGGTACTAAAAATGTAGAAAAATTTATTGATGCTGTTCTTGCCATACAGGAACATGTTGACCCTAGTCTTTATAGAAAATATAATCTGGATCAAAGTAAGAAAGAAAATCAAAAAGAGAAAAATATAGAAGGAAAAACGGGGTTTGAAGATTTATGGGATTTAGAGAAAAATCAAAAAGAGAAAACTGAGAAAAAGAATGAATCTGAAAAAACAGCTTTAAAATTCCCAAGCAAATCCGAAAAGGATATCATGTGGTTTATTGAAGAACACTCTCCTATTTTAGAGGATTGGCAGCGTGACGTTTTATCTATGTTGCGTGAAGAGATGTTATACTTTTGGCCACAAATTCAGACTAAAATCATGAATGAGGGCTGGGCATCATACTGGCACGTACGCATTCTAAGAGAAATGGATCTAACCTCTGAGGAAACAGTGGAGTTCGCAAAATTAAATTCCTCTGTGGTTCAGCCATCGCAGCAAACCTTAAATCCTTATTATCTAGGATTGAAGATTTTCGAAGACATTGAAAAACGGTTTGATCGAGATAAAATATTTGAGGTTCGTGAGATCGATTCAGATACTTCTTTTATTAGAAATTATTTAACTAAAGAGCTTGTTGAGGATCTAGACCTTTATATTTTCGAAAAACAAGGTCGCGAATGGAAAATCACAGATAAAACGTGGGAAAACATTAGAGATCAGCTCGTTTCATCTAGAACCAATGGCGGTTTCCCATATCTTGTCGTAGAAAATGGCAATTTCAAAAATAACGGAGAATTATACCTCAAACATGAGTATGAAGGACTTGAATTAGACTTAAAATATACGGAACGAACCCTTCCTTATTTAGAGCAATTATGGGGGAAAAATGTTCATTTGGAAACAAAAATCGAAAAGAAATCCGTTGTGTTTTCATATAAGGATGGGAAGATGCAACGAAGATTTTTATAA
- a CDS encoding SRPBCC family protein gives MPIIKTSFIIDASPKICFDLARNIEVHMMSASKTKEKAIAGKTSGLIELHESVTWEAVHLGIRQRLTARITEFDSPNLFVDEQVSGAFKRFKHTHEFISYQGGTHMIDTFDYTAPFGLIGKLADILFLKKYMYKFLTTRNETLKMMAEEV, from the coding sequence TTGCCTATAATTAAAACTTCTTTTATTATCGATGCTTCACCCAAAATATGCTTTGATTTAGCTCGAAATATTGAGGTGCATATGATGTCTGCATCAAAAACTAAGGAGAAGGCAATAGCAGGTAAAACAAGTGGATTGATAGAACTACATGAGTCAGTTACCTGGGAAGCCGTTCATTTAGGTATACGTCAAAGATTAACAGCAAGAATTACTGAGTTTGATTCTCCAAATTTATTTGTGGATGAGCAAGTAAGCGGTGCTTTTAAACGATTTAAACATACTCATGAGTTTATATCTTATCAGGGTGGAACACATATGATTGATACTTTTGATTATACTGCTCCTTTTGGTTTAATTGGAAAACTAGCAGATATTCTTTTTCTAAAGAAATATATGTACAAATTCTTAACAACACGAAATGAGACTTTGAAAATGATGGCGGAGGAAGTATAA